In a genomic window of Rhodovulum sp. P5:
- a CDS encoding haloacid dehalogenase type II: protein MTTTTCIFDAYGTLFDVAAAARQAAAEPGRDRLGDVWPTLAEDWRQKQLQYSWLRAVTGAHADFWQVTQDGLDWALEASGLDGDAGLRARLLDLYRELSAYPEVPAMLSALKQAGKATAILSNGSPDMLAAAVASAGIGDLLDDVLSVERVGVFKPHPSVYDLVGQRFGCDRAEVLFVSSNGWDAAAATGFGFTTAWVNRAGAPIDRLPWRPAHVLTDLTGIPALAMGA from the coding sequence ATGACGACAACGACCTGCATCTTCGATGCGTATGGCACGCTGTTCGACGTGGCCGCCGCCGCGCGGCAGGCCGCGGCGGAACCGGGGCGGGACCGTCTGGGCGATGTCTGGCCGACGCTGGCAGAGGACTGGCGTCAGAAGCAGTTGCAATACAGCTGGCTGCGCGCGGTCACGGGCGCCCATGCGGATTTCTGGCAGGTCACGCAGGACGGCCTCGACTGGGCGCTGGAGGCGTCCGGGCTGGACGGCGATGCCGGGTTGCGGGCGCGGCTTCTCGACCTTTACCGGGAACTGTCCGCCTATCCAGAGGTGCCGGCGATGCTGTCGGCGCTGAAACAGGCGGGCAAGGCGACCGCCATCCTGTCGAACGGGTCGCCGGATATGCTGGCGGCCGCGGTTGCCTCGGCCGGGATCGGCGATCTTCTGGACGATGTTCTGTCGGTGGAACGGGTCGGCGTCTTCAAGCCGCATCCGTCCGTCTACGATCTTGTGGGACAACGCTTTGGCTGCGACCGGGCAGAGGTTCTGTTCGTCTCGTCCAACGGATGGGATGCGGCGGCGGCCACGGGCTTTGGGTTCACGACCGCCTGGGTCAACCGCGCGGGCGCACCGATCGACCGTCTGCCCTGGCGGCCGGCACATGTGCTGACCGACCTGACCGGCATTCCCGCACTGGCGATGGGGGCGTGA